A genome region from Anastrepha obliqua isolate idAnaObli1 chromosome 4, idAnaObli1_1.0, whole genome shotgun sequence includes the following:
- the LOC129245534 gene encoding uncharacterized protein LOC129245534 translates to MFINAKIGNTATHKWSKMQLCSILCANSRKIQIIKMADATDVFDLDGKMCKLLISTRLDMETDFVAGRKNKSVLWGQVLTKIKEKYPSFNLTKEQITRKFLNLRTTYKRIKARNKESGRDATSWTFFDDFDEIYGGRHSINPPVENLVSSIDENVGNACTPSDDMQSSGDDSPICRIKRRRTNTDILQYLEDESGKEQKRHEENLAIEERKLLIEERRINAMMELKEVLEKAMVNK, encoded by the exons ATGttcataaatgcaaaaattggcaacactgcaacTCATAAGTGGTCGAAAATGCAACTATGCAGTATATTGTGCGCAAATAGCCGCAAAatacaaatcataaaaatggcTGATGCAACAGATGT atTCGATTTAGACGGGAAAATGTGCAAGCTGTTGATTTCAACCCGTTTGGATATGGAAACTGATTTTGTGGCCGGAAGAAAAAATAAGTCAGTGCTATGGGGTCaggttttaacaaaaataaaggaGAAGTACCCGAGTTTCAACCTGACAAAAGAACAAATCACCAGAAAATTCCTAAATTTGCGCACAACTTATAAAAGAATTAAAGCAAGAAACAAAGAGTCTGGAAGAGACGCTACGTCTTGgacattttttgatgattttgatgaaatttatggtGGGCGACATTCGATTAACCCTCCCGTAGAAAATCTGGTGTCTTCAATAGATGAAAATGTAGGAAATGCTTGTACACCTTCTGACGATATGCAAAGTTCTGGTGATGACTCTCCCATATGTAGAATTAAAAGACGAAGGACAAACACTGACATTCTGCAATATCTAGAAGATGAATCTGGAAAGGAGCAAAAACGCCATGAGGAAAATCTTGCAATAGAAGAGAGAAAACTACTCATAGAAGAAAGACGTATAAATGCCATGATGGAATTAAAGGAGGTGCTAGAAAAAGCAAtggtgaataaataa